Proteins encoded together in one Pantoea sp. CCBC3-3-1 window:
- the pyk gene encoding pyruvate kinase, which translates to MSRRLRRTKIVTTLGPATDRDNNLEKIIAAGANVVRLNFSHGTPEDHMQRANNVRAIAAKLGRHVAILGDLQGPKIRVSTFKEGKVFLSIGDRFLLDASLGKGEGDKEKVGIDYKGLPADVVPGDILLLDDGRVQLKVLEVQGMKVFTEVTVGGPLSNNKGINKLGGGLSAEALTEKDKADIITAAKINCDYLAVSFPRCGEDLNYARRLAREAGCEAKIVSKVERAEAVASQEAMDDIILASDVVMVARGDLGVEIGDPELVGIQKALIRRARQLNRSVITATQMMESMITNPMPTRAEVMDVANAVLDGTDAVMLSAETAAGQYPAETVTAMAKVCLGAEKIPSINVSKHRLDVQFDNIEEAIAMSAMYAANHLQGVTAIITMTESGRTALMTSRITSGLPIFAMSRHERTLNLTALYRGVTPVFFDSNNDGVVAAHDATNLLRDKGFLMSGDLVIVTQGDVMSTTGTTNTSRVLRVE; encoded by the coding sequence ATGTCCAGACGTTTAAGAAGAACCAAAATTGTCACCACCCTCGGACCCGCTACCGACCGCGACAATAACCTCGAAAAAATCATCGCCGCCGGTGCCAACGTCGTTCGTCTTAACTTCTCTCACGGCACGCCAGAAGATCATATGCAGCGCGCCAACAATGTCCGTGCTATTGCGGCAAAATTAGGCCGTCACGTTGCCATTCTTGGCGATCTTCAGGGCCCCAAAATTCGCGTGTCCACCTTCAAAGAAGGCAAAGTCTTCCTGAGCATTGGCGATCGCTTCCTGCTGGACGCCAGCCTGGGCAAAGGCGAAGGCGATAAAGAGAAAGTGGGGATTGATTATAAAGGCCTGCCAGCGGACGTGGTGCCGGGCGATATCCTGCTGCTGGACGACGGTCGTGTGCAGTTGAAAGTGCTGGAAGTTCAGGGCATGAAGGTCTTTACCGAAGTCACGGTGGGCGGCCCTTTGTCGAACAACAAAGGCATTAATAAGCTGGGCGGCGGCCTTTCAGCCGAAGCGCTGACGGAGAAGGATAAAGCCGACATCATTACCGCTGCGAAAATCAACTGCGATTATCTGGCCGTTTCATTTCCACGCTGCGGCGAGGATTTAAATTACGCGCGTCGTCTGGCTCGTGAAGCGGGCTGCGAAGCAAAAATCGTCTCTAAAGTGGAACGCGCTGAGGCCGTAGCCTCGCAGGAAGCGATGGATGACATCATCCTGGCTTCTGACGTGGTGATGGTTGCCCGAGGCGATTTGGGCGTGGAAATTGGCGATCCTGAACTGGTCGGTATCCAGAAAGCGCTGATCCGTCGCGCTCGTCAGCTGAATCGCTCGGTGATCACCGCCACGCAGATGATGGAATCGATGATCACCAACCCCATGCCAACCCGCGCGGAAGTCATGGACGTGGCGAACGCCGTGCTGGACGGTACCGATGCGGTCATGCTCTCGGCAGAAACCGCGGCCGGGCAGTATCCGGCAGAGACCGTTACCGCCATGGCCAAAGTGTGCCTTGGCGCGGAGAAAATCCCCAGCATCAACGTTTCCAAGCACCGCCTGGACGTGCAGTTCGATAACATTGAAGAAGCTATCGCTATGTCCGCCATGTATGCGGCTAACCATCTTCAGGGCGTCACGGCGATTATCACCATGACCGAGTCGGGCCGTACCGCGCTGATGACCTCCCGCATCACTTCTGGCCTGCCGATTTTTGCCATGTCGCGTCATGAGCGTACGCTGAATTTGACCGCGCTTTATCGCGGCGTAACGCCCGTCTTCTTCGACAGCAACAACGATGGCGTCGTTGCCGCACACGATGCGACCAATCTGCTGCGCGATAAAGGTTTCCTGATGTCTGGCGATCTGGTCATCGTAACGCAGGGCGACGTGATGAGCACCACCGGCACCACCAACACCAGCCGCGTGCTGCGCGTAGAGTAA
- the lpxM gene encoding lauroyl-Kdo(2)-lipid IV(A) myristoyltransferase (LpxM is lauroyl-Kdo(2)-lipid IV(A) myristoyltransferase, an enzyme characterized in Escherichia coli and involved in biosynthesis of the form of lipid A found in that species and some closely related species.), whose amino-acid sequence MENKKSSNEFIPTFQKSFLLPRHWGSWLAIGLCAGIAWLPAKMRDPLLGALGRFAGKYAKSARRRAQINLFYCMPEVAEAERENIIDEMFATAPQSIVMMAELAMRPEHARKRITWHNREIIEQIRAENQNIIFLVPHGWAVDIPAMVLASEGQKMAAMFHNQRDPLMDYVWNAIRRRFGGRMHARNDGIKPFISSVRQGYWGYYLPDQDHGAEHSEFVDFFATYKATLPAVGRLMKVCRARVVPLFPVYNSKTHCLDIHLREPMDDLLEADDKTLARRMNEEVEILVRPNPEQYTWILKLLKTRKEGDIEPYRRKDLFRKK is encoded by the coding sequence ATGGAAAACAAGAAAAGCAGTAATGAGTTTATTCCCACCTTTCAGAAGTCTTTTTTATTACCGCGTCACTGGGGAAGCTGGCTGGCCATTGGACTCTGCGCCGGTATAGCCTGGCTCCCGGCAAAAATGCGCGATCCGCTGCTGGGCGCGCTCGGGCGTTTTGCAGGAAAGTATGCCAAAAGCGCCCGCCGTCGCGCGCAAATCAACCTCTTTTACTGCATGCCTGAAGTCGCTGAAGCCGAACGGGAAAACATCATCGATGAGATGTTTGCTACCGCACCGCAGTCTATTGTGATGATGGCCGAACTGGCGATGCGCCCCGAGCATGCCCGTAAGCGCATTACCTGGCACAACAGAGAGATCATCGAACAGATCCGCGCAGAAAATCAGAACATTATCTTTCTGGTACCGCATGGCTGGGCAGTGGATATTCCCGCAATGGTACTGGCTTCGGAAGGGCAGAAAATGGCGGCAATGTTCCATAACCAGCGCGACCCGCTGATGGACTACGTCTGGAACGCCATTCGCCGCCGCTTTGGTGGCCGCATGCACGCCCGTAACGACGGCATCAAGCCTTTTATCAGTTCGGTGCGTCAGGGCTATTGGGGTTACTATCTTCCCGACCAGGATCACGGCGCTGAGCACAGCGAGTTTGTCGATTTCTTTGCAACCTATAAAGCAACGTTACCGGCAGTAGGCCGTCTGATGAAGGTTTGTCGCGCTCGCGTGGTGCCACTGTTCCCGGTCTACAACAGCAAAACGCATTGCCTGGATATCCACCTTCGTGAACCGATGGACGATCTGCTGGAAGCTGATGACAAGACGCTGGCGCGCAGGATGAACGAGGAAGTTGAAATCCTCGTGCGGCCCAATCCGGAACAGTACACCTGGATCCTCAAATTGTTGAAGACCCGCAAAGAGGGCGATATCGAGCCTTACCGACGCAAGGATCTCTTCCGCAAGAAGTAA
- a CDS encoding MurR/RpiR family transcriptional regulator, which translates to MTMLEKIQASLETLSKSERKVAQAILALPGEAIHASIATLAKQADVSEPTVNRFCHRMQTKGFPDFKLQLAQSLANGTPYVSRDIDENDSVEVYSGKIFESALAGLDRARSTLDAANVNRAVDLLTQAKKIAFFGLGASAAVAHDAMNKFFRFNVPVICSDDIVMQRMCCINSTEGDVMVLISHTGRTKNLVELAQLARENDVSVLAITSPNSPLAREATLALTLDVPEDTDIYMPMVSRLAQLTLIDVLATGFTLRRGAKFRDNLRRVKLALKESRLDKEDLAAVRL; encoded by the coding sequence ATGACTATGCTGGAAAAAATTCAGGCTAGCCTGGAAACCCTTAGCAAATCCGAGCGGAAAGTAGCCCAGGCGATCCTCGCCTTACCTGGCGAGGCCATTCACGCCAGTATCGCTACGCTGGCGAAGCAGGCTGACGTCAGCGAACCCACCGTCAATCGTTTTTGCCATCGCATGCAGACTAAAGGCTTTCCGGACTTCAAGCTCCAGCTGGCGCAAAGTCTGGCTAACGGCACACCCTATGTCAGTCGTGATATCGATGAAAACGACAGCGTAGAGGTCTACAGCGGCAAGATCTTCGAGTCCGCGCTCGCGGGTCTGGATCGTGCCAGAAGCACGCTGGACGCAGCCAACGTAAACCGTGCCGTCGACCTGCTGACCCAGGCAAAGAAAATCGCCTTTTTCGGCCTGGGCGCTTCAGCCGCTGTCGCCCACGATGCGATGAATAAATTTTTTCGCTTCAATGTGCCTGTCATCTGTTCCGATGATATTGTTATGCAGCGGATGTGCTGCATCAACAGCACCGAAGGCGACGTTATGGTGCTGATTTCCCATACCGGCCGCACTAAAAATTTAGTCGAACTTGCGCAGCTTGCGCGGGAAAATGATGTCTCGGTTTTGGCCATTACCTCGCCGAATTCGCCGTTGGCTCGCGAAGCCACGCTGGCGCTGACGCTGGATGTGCCGGAAGATACCGATATCTATATGCCGATGGTATCCAGGCTGGCTCAGCTGACGCTTATCGATGTGCTTGCGACCGGCTTTACGCTGCGCCGTGGCGCTAAATTCCGTGATAATCTCAGACGCGTTAAGCTCGCGCTGAAAGAATCTCGCCTGGATAAAGAAGATCTGGCCGCAGTGCGGCTTTAG
- the znuC gene encoding zinc ABC transporter ATP-binding protein ZnuC: MSSLICLDKISVNFGQRPVLSEISLTLQPGRILTLLGPNGAGKSTLVRVVLGLIQPDRGKLHRPAGLRIGYVPQKIHLDATLPLTVERFMLLRGGVKRADILPALKRVHAAQLRNYPLQKLSGGEMQRVLLARALLNQPQLLVLDEPTQGVDVNGQVALYDLIDQLRHELNCGVLMVSHDLHLVMAKTDEVLCLNQHICCSGTPEVVSKHPEFISMFGTRGAEQLAIYRHHHNHRHDLQGRIVLRRGQAK; encoded by the coding sequence ATGTCCTCATTGATTTGCCTTGATAAAATTTCCGTCAATTTCGGCCAGCGACCCGTGCTCTCCGAGATCTCTTTGACCTTGCAACCCGGCAGGATCCTGACGCTGCTTGGGCCTAACGGTGCCGGTAAATCAACGCTGGTTCGTGTGGTGCTGGGTTTGATTCAGCCAGATCGCGGTAAGCTGCATCGTCCCGCTGGCCTGCGCATTGGCTATGTCCCGCAAAAAATTCACCTGGACGCCACGCTGCCCCTGACCGTTGAGCGCTTTATGCTGCTGCGCGGCGGCGTGAAGCGCGCCGATATTTTGCCAGCGTTGAAAAGAGTTCATGCCGCACAGCTGCGCAATTATCCACTGCAAAAGCTTTCCGGCGGCGAGATGCAGCGTGTGCTACTGGCGCGTGCCCTGCTCAATCAGCCTCAGCTGCTGGTGCTTGATGAGCCTACACAAGGTGTGGACGTTAACGGTCAGGTCGCGCTCTATGATTTAATCGATCAGCTACGTCATGAGCTGAACTGCGGCGTGCTGATGGTTTCCCACGATCTGCATCTGGTTATGGCGAAAACCGACGAAGTGCTGTGCCTGAATCAGCATATCTGCTGCTCGGGAACGCCTGAAGTGGTGTCGAAGCACCCTGAGTTCATCTCGATGTTTGGAACGCGCGGCGCGGAACAGCTGGCGATTTATCGTCATCACCATAATCATCGTCACGATCTACAGGGACGAATTGTATTACGCAGAGGACAAGCTAAGTGA
- the zwf gene encoding glucose-6-phosphate dehydrogenase — protein sequence MAVTQTAQACDLVIFGAKGDLARRKLLPSLYQLEKAGQIHEESRIIGVGRAEWDKAAYTKVVREALETFMKETIDEALWDKLSSRLDFCNLDVNDASHFSKLGKMLDQKKRVTINYFAMPPGTFGAICKGLGLAKLNAQPARVVMEKPLGTSLETSQEINDQVGEYFEENQVFRIDHYLGKETVLNLLALRFANSLFASNWDNRTIDHVQITVAEEVGIEGRWGYFDKAGQMRDMIQNHLLQVLTMIAMSPPADLSADRIRDEKVKVLRSLRRIDHTNVRDKTVRGQYTSGFVQGKKVPGYLEEEDANKSSNTETFVSIRVDIDDWRWAGVPFYLRTGKRLPTKCSEVVVYFKNPALNLFKDSWQELPQNKLTIRLQPDEGVDIQILNKVPGLDHKHNLQTTKLDLSFSETFNQSHLADAYERLLLETMRGIQALFVRRDEVEEAWKWVDSIMEAWAADNEAPKPYQAGTWGPVASVAMITRDGRSWNEFE from the coding sequence ATGGCGGTTACACAAACAGCCCAGGCATGCGATCTGGTGATTTTCGGTGCCAAAGGCGATCTTGCACGCCGGAAACTGTTGCCTTCCCTGTATCAATTGGAAAAAGCCGGTCAGATTCACGAAGAATCACGCATTATCGGCGTGGGCCGTGCAGAGTGGGATAAAGCAGCCTACACCAAAGTGGTGCGTGAAGCGCTGGAAACCTTCATGAAGGAAACGATCGACGAAGCGCTGTGGGATAAGCTCAGCAGCCGACTCGATTTTTGTAATCTTGATGTTAATGACGCGTCGCATTTCTCTAAACTGGGCAAAATGCTCGATCAGAAGAAGCGCGTAACCATCAACTATTTTGCCATGCCGCCGGGAACGTTCGGCGCAATCTGTAAAGGTCTGGGCCTGGCCAAGCTTAACGCACAGCCTGCTCGCGTAGTGATGGAAAAGCCGCTGGGCACCTCGCTGGAAACGTCTCAGGAAATCAACGATCAGGTTGGCGAATATTTCGAAGAGAACCAGGTTTTCCGCATTGACCACTATTTGGGTAAAGAGACGGTGCTTAACCTGCTGGCGCTGCGTTTCGCCAACTCGCTGTTTGCTTCCAACTGGGATAATCGCACCATCGATCACGTGCAGATTACCGTTGCAGAAGAAGTGGGCATCGAAGGCCGTTGGGGTTACTTCGACAAAGCGGGCCAGATGCGCGATATGATCCAGAACCACCTGTTACAGGTTCTGACCATGATCGCCATGTCGCCGCCAGCCGATCTCTCAGCCGACCGTATTCGCGATGAAAAAGTGAAAGTACTGCGCTCGCTGCGTCGCATCGACCACACCAACGTGCGCGATAAAACCGTGCGCGGTCAGTACACTTCTGGCTTTGTCCAGGGTAAAAAAGTGCCTGGCTACCTGGAAGAAGAGGACGCTAACAAGTCCAGCAATACCGAAACCTTCGTCTCTATTCGCGTGGATATCGACGACTGGCGCTGGGCTGGCGTACCTTTCTACCTGCGTACCGGTAAGCGTCTGCCAACCAAATGCTCGGAAGTGGTGGTTTACTTCAAAAACCCGGCGCTGAATCTGTTTAAAGATTCCTGGCAGGAGCTGCCGCAGAATAAGCTGACCATTCGTCTGCAACCGGACGAGGGCGTTGATATTCAGATCCTGAATAAAGTGCCAGGACTGGATCATAAACACAATCTGCAAACCACCAAGCTGGACCTGAGCTTCTCTGAAACGTTCAACCAGTCACACCTGGCGGATGCCTACGAGCGCTTGTTGCTGGAAACGATGCGCGGCATCCAGGCGCTGTTTGTACGCCGTGATGAGGTGGAAGAAGCCTGGAAGTGGGTTGACTCCATCATGGAAGCCTGGGCGGCGGATAACGAAGCGCCGAAGCCTTACCAGGCCGGCACCTGGGGACCGGTTGCCTCCGTGGCCATGATTACCCGCGACGGCCGTTCATGGAATGAGTTTGAATAA
- the znuA gene encoding zinc ABC transporter substrate-binding protein ZnuA, with amino-acid sequence MLHKNKPLLTLLSTLGFAASLATPAHAALVASVKPLGFIAAAIADGVTPVEVLLPDGASEHDYSLRPSDIKRLRGADLVVWVGPEMEAFMPKAVAQLPVQKSLELAELPTVKPLLIRGEDDDEHEHNAVDPAQEEEAHHHHHGEYNMHLWMSPEIARQSAVAIHAKLLELMPQSRDKLDANLQHFEAELATADTQIGTQLAPVKGKGYFVFHDAYTYFEKHFGLTPTGHFTVNPEIQPGAQRLHQIRTELVEHKATCVFAEPQFRPAVIDAVARGTQVRTGTLDPLGTNIAVDRDSYVKFLSQLSSQYTSCLKGA; translated from the coding sequence ATGTTACATAAAAATAAGCCCTTATTGACCCTGCTTTCTACGCTCGGATTTGCCGCTTCGCTTGCCACGCCTGCTCATGCCGCGCTGGTTGCCTCCGTTAAACCGCTGGGATTTATTGCCGCCGCCATTGCCGATGGGGTTACGCCGGTAGAAGTCTTGTTGCCCGATGGCGCTTCTGAACACGATTATTCGCTGCGCCCCTCCGACATCAAACGCCTGCGTGGCGCGGATCTTGTTGTCTGGGTAGGCCCTGAAATGGAAGCGTTTATGCCGAAAGCGGTAGCACAATTGCCGGTGCAAAAGTCGCTCGAACTCGCTGAGCTGCCAACAGTTAAGCCGCTGTTAATTCGTGGTGAAGACGATGATGAACATGAGCACAACGCAGTCGACCCTGCGCAGGAAGAAGAGGCACATCATCACCATCATGGCGAATATAATATGCACTTGTGGATGTCCCCTGAAATCGCAAGGCAATCTGCGGTTGCAATCCACGCAAAATTATTGGAACTTATGCCGCAAAGCAGAGACAAACTTGACGCGAACCTGCAGCATTTTGAGGCAGAATTGGCCACGGCTGATACGCAAATAGGAACTCAGCTTGCGCCGGTTAAGGGCAAAGGGTATTTCGTTTTTCACGATGCTTACACATACTTTGAAAAACATTTCGGTCTGACTCCAACGGGTCATTTTACCGTTAACCCTGAAATCCAGCCTGGCGCTCAGCGATTACATCAAATTCGAACAGAGTTGGTTGAGCATAAGGCGACCTGCGTCTTTGCTGAGCCACAGTTCAGGCCAGCCGTTATTGATGCCGTCGCCCGGGGAACTCAGGTCCGTACTGGAACGCTGGATCCGCTGGGAACGAACATCGCCGTGGACCGGGATAGCTACGTGAAATTCCTCTCACAGCTGTCCAGCCAGTACACGAGCTGCCTGAAAGGAGCCTAG
- a CDS encoding MFS transporter — MASFVPVSSLTRRHLIFPLCLVLFEFATYIAHDMIQPGMLLVTSEFKVGPEWVSASLTAYLIGGIVLQWLLGPLSDKFGRRPVMLAGVAFFMLTCFATHWVQSIEQFILLRFLQGTSLCFIGAVGYAAIQEAFDESLSVKMMALMANVALIAPLAGPLAGAAFLSFSDWRTMFWLFGAVSAIALLGLWRTMPETAGDSATSLALKSLARGYGSLLKDRQVMGGSAAIGLVTIPCLAWVALSPVILIHDEGLTRLDYALLQLPVFVAMIAGNLVLSRLAGRMPIEQPLRMAAWPILIGLALAALSTGINAHSYLWLTAGLSLYGFGTGLVNAGLYRLTLFSSEAGKGSVAAILGMVSILVFALGIELAKGAYFHGGSFWFSLVNLGSGLLWFWLVRAFLRERKRRATRVSLE; from the coding sequence ATGGCCTCATTTGTTCCGGTGTCGAGCTTAACCCGCCGTCACCTGATTTTTCCCCTCTGTCTGGTGCTGTTTGAATTTGCCACCTATATCGCTCATGACATGATCCAGCCCGGCATGCTGCTGGTGACCAGCGAATTTAAGGTCGGGCCGGAATGGGTTTCGGCCTCGCTGACGGCTTACCTGATTGGCGGTATTGTGTTGCAGTGGCTGCTTGGCCCGCTTTCTGACAAATTTGGCCGTCGTCCGGTAATGCTCGCGGGCGTAGCATTCTTTATGCTGACCTGCTTCGCCACCCACTGGGTACAAAGCATTGAGCAGTTTATCCTGCTGCGATTTTTGCAGGGTACCAGCCTCTGTTTTATCGGTGCTGTAGGCTATGCCGCGATTCAGGAGGCGTTTGATGAGTCGCTAAGCGTGAAAATGATGGCGCTAATGGCCAATGTCGCGCTGATTGCGCCGCTGGCAGGCCCGCTGGCGGGCGCGGCTTTTTTATCATTCAGCGACTGGCGCACCATGTTCTGGCTGTTTGGTGCCGTTTCCGCCATTGCCCTGCTCGGATTATGGCGAACCATGCCGGAAACGGCGGGCGATAGCGCCACGTCGCTGGCGCTAAAATCTCTGGCGCGCGGCTACGGTTCTTTGCTGAAAGACCGGCAGGTAATGGGCGGTTCGGCGGCCATCGGGCTGGTGACCATCCCCTGCCTGGCCTGGGTCGCGCTGTCGCCGGTGATCCTGATCCATGACGAAGGCCTGACCCGGCTGGATTATGCCCTGCTACAGCTGCCGGTGTTTGTCGCGATGATCGCGGGCAATCTGGTGCTCAGCCGTTTGGCGGGACGCATGCCGATTGAGCAACCGCTGCGCATGGCGGCATGGCCAATTTTAATCGGCCTGGCGCTGGCCGCGCTCAGCACCGGGATCAATGCGCACAGCTACTTATGGCTGACGGCCGGACTGAGCCTGTATGGTTTTGGCACCGGTCTGGTAAATGCGGGACTCTATCGCCTGACGCTTTTTTCCAGCGAGGCGGGCAAAGGCAGCGTCGCGGCGATACTGGGCATGGTCAGTATCCTGGTCTTTGCGCTGGGCATTGAACTGGCAAAAGGCGCTTACTTTCATGGCGGCAGTTTCTGGTTCAGCCTGGTCAATCTGGGCAGCGGCCTGCTGTGGTTCTGGCTGGTACGGGCGTTTCTGCGTGAACGCAAGCGACGTGCCACGCGGGTTTCGCTGGAGTAA
- the znuB gene encoding zinc ABC transporter permease subunit ZnuB: MIELLLPGWLAGFLLALAAGPLGSFVVWRRMSYFGDTLAHASLLGVAFGLLLNISPFYAVIGITLLLSLLLVWLERRPHLAIDTLLGILAHSALSLGLVVVSLMSGVRVDLMAYLFGDLLAVTPTDLYTIAAGVVVVLGVLVFNWRALLSMTISPELAQVDGVNIQRTKMVLMLVTALTIGVAMKFVGALIITSLLIIPAATARRFARSPEQMAGFAVIVGILAVTAGLTFSAFYDTPAGPSVVLGASLMFMLSMVKRPAV, translated from the coding sequence GTGATTGAATTGTTGTTACCCGGCTGGCTGGCGGGTTTCCTGCTGGCGCTGGCTGCCGGTCCGCTCGGCTCTTTTGTCGTCTGGCGCCGTATGTCCTACTTTGGCGATACGCTGGCTCACGCTTCCCTGTTGGGGGTCGCCTTCGGCCTGCTGTTAAATATCAGCCCTTTTTATGCCGTTATCGGCATTACGCTGCTGCTGTCGTTGCTGCTGGTCTGGCTGGAACGCCGCCCGCATCTGGCGATCGATACGCTGCTGGGTATCCTTGCGCACAGTGCATTGTCACTGGGGCTGGTGGTGGTCAGTTTAATGTCTGGCGTACGGGTGGATTTGATGGCGTATCTGTTTGGCGATCTGCTTGCGGTGACGCCAACCGATCTCTATACCATTGCCGCTGGCGTCGTCGTGGTGCTCGGCGTGCTGGTCTTTAACTGGCGTGCACTGTTATCGATGACCATCAGTCCGGAACTGGCGCAGGTGGACGGGGTCAATATTCAGCGAACAAAGATGGTACTGATGCTGGTGACGGCGCTGACGATTGGGGTGGCGATGAAGTTTGTCGGCGCACTGATTATCACCTCGTTGCTGATCATCCCTGCCGCTACGGCCCGCCGCTTTGCCCGTTCTCCCGAGCAGATGGCCGGCTTTGCCGTGATAGTCGGGATTCTGGCGGTTACGGCCGGACTGACCTTCTCGGCCTTTTATGATACGCCGGCTGGCCCGTCGGTGGTGTTGGGCGCCTCGCTGATGTTCATGCTGAGCATGGTAAAAAGGCCGGCGGTATAA
- the mepM gene encoding murein DD-endopeptidase MepM, producing MAFNTLPRTHRVMLGSLTVVTLAVSVWRPFVYHPATTGENAIVKSIELDKNQLRTLLPEASEPIDQDMPSPDDDVPKDELDQDVPNETGTHDYVVSSGDTLSSVLNQYGIDMGDINQLVKVDKDLRNLQIGQQLSWTLTDDGQLQRLTWEASRRETRTYDRSGDTFKSSAAIQKGEWQNSVLTGTVNGSFVSSAKAAGLSSGEISAVIKSLQWQMDFRKLRNGDKFSVLMSREVLDGQSQQSQLAGVRLQTSGKDYYAIRAADGKFYDRSGAGLAHGFMRFPTARQYRVSSNFNPHRLNPVTGRVAPHKGVDFAIPLGTPVLAVGDGEVIVAKRSGGAGNYVAIRHGRQYMTRYMHMKKLLVKPGDKVKRGERIGLTGNTGRSTGPHLHFEIWINNQAVNPLTAKLPRMEGLTGKDRSDYLAQVREVVPQLRLK from the coding sequence ATGGCGTTTAACACATTGCCAAGAACCCACCGCGTTATGCTGGGTTCGCTTACCGTTGTCACACTGGCCGTCTCCGTCTGGCGGCCGTTTGTTTATCATCCCGCCACCACGGGCGAAAATGCGATTGTTAAAAGCATCGAGCTGGATAAAAACCAGCTGCGGACGCTTTTGCCTGAAGCCAGTGAGCCGATCGATCAGGACATGCCTTCCCCTGATGATGATGTGCCAAAAGATGAATTAGATCAGGATGTTCCCAACGAAACCGGCACGCATGATTACGTGGTGTCATCAGGCGATACGTTAAGCAGCGTGCTTAATCAGTATGGTATTGATATGGGGGATATCAATCAGCTGGTCAAAGTCGATAAAGATCTGCGCAACCTGCAAATTGGCCAGCAGCTCTCCTGGACACTGACCGATGACGGGCAGCTTCAGCGCCTGACCTGGGAAGCTTCACGCCGTGAAACCCGCACTTACGATCGCTCTGGCGATACGTTCAAGTCCTCTGCGGCAATCCAGAAAGGCGAGTGGCAGAACAGCGTACTGACCGGTACGGTTAACGGCAGCTTCGTCAGTAGTGCCAAAGCCGCCGGACTGAGCAGCGGTGAAATTAGCGCAGTCATCAAGTCATTACAGTGGCAGATGGACTTCCGTAAGCTGCGTAACGGCGACAAATTCTCTGTATTAATGTCACGCGAAGTGTTGGACGGCCAGAGCCAGCAGAGCCAGCTGGCGGGTGTGCGTCTGCAAACCAGCGGCAAAGATTACTATGCTATTCGCGCTGCCGATGGAAAATTCTACGATCGCAGCGGTGCAGGCCTCGCGCACGGCTTTATGCGCTTCCCAACGGCAAGACAGTATCGTGTCTCTTCCAATTTCAATCCACATCGTCTGAATCCGGTCACGGGCCGCGTTGCGCCGCATAAAGGCGTGGATTTTGCCATTCCGCTTGGTACACCCGTACTGGCCGTGGGCGACGGTGAAGTGATCGTGGCAAAACGCAGCGGCGGGGCGGGCAACTACGTGGCTATTCGTCACGGTCGTCAGTATATGACCCGCTATATGCACATGAAGAAACTGCTGGTGAAACCCGGCGACAAAGTAAAACGTGGCGAACGTATTGGCCTGACCGGCAATACCGGTCGCTCCACCGGGCCGCATCTTCACTTTGAAATCTGGATCAATAACCAGGCAGTGAATCCGCTTACGGCAAAACTGCCGCGCATGGAAGGATTGACCGGTAAAGATCGCAGCGACTATCTGGCGCAGGTACGCGAGGTTGTGCCTCAGCTGCGCCTGAAATAA